From a single Clupea harengus chromosome 24, Ch_v2.0.2, whole genome shotgun sequence genomic region:
- the LOC105892213 gene encoding NACHT, LRR and PYD domains-containing protein 12-like isoform X2 gives MTATQREVLRNTLDNLTGTEFKRFKHDLQDQGQIASGKLEKADTDDTVDWMVQVYSTGAGDVMLTILKKMNHNQLAKDLERHLEELGGQQCSPDLAGVGGGVKVNATAHSGGMVNAPAVTGCTIRGPVTFNFGRSPMPQQEEVGGEQCFPCLVRKDGGVKADITAHSGGMVDAPALSRGSLMPQQGEDGNAAEEVKKRKASLKLKLQKHLKKRFSVVHQESGDYKVQDIYTELHIVEGSTGGVSNEHEVSTIDMRQIGTRPSSDDKQVKLANMFTDSATNVLTLGIAGVGKTIAVQKFVMDWVEEKANQDIDFVFVLPFRELNLRKGEHYNFLDLLHLFYPYRKDLENIPDLSECKILFVLDGLDESRLQLDFGKWICELEAESTVDLLITSLIKGTLVPSALLWVTTRPAAASQIPEDCFNLVTEVRGFNDLQKDEFFQNNIENPEKAKRLIDHINKNRSLHIMCHIPVFCRILANVVEKILECQSKKESAKTLTELYTLYSVSQIKRMDDKYSEDKKMSAEEKGQFLVKLGKLAFKHLDKGTLIFYEKDLAECHIDVNWGALQAGVCTQIFNMASGSTGENVFSFVHLSVQEFLAALFVLHKGVHWANPFLKTWKEKISWWFTHTRFDLYRFALEKALQSQNGHLDLFVRFLLGLAPMLEPEMRSPLDVVLPQLAIREVSIKKTVQYIKKKIRKDISPERIINLFHCLNELGDNSLVEEINRYINSADEKKNLTPAQCSALAYLLLMSAKDLDEFDLKKYLKSEEGLRRLLPVVKVSRRVWLNQCHLSKASCEMMASVLQGTPSHLRELDMGGNYLQDEGMELLCVGLRDPQCKMETLRLNRCDLSKASCEMMASLLQGTPSHLRELDMSNNYLQDEGMELLCVGLRDPQCKMETLRLNRCDLSEASCEMIASTLLGTPSYLRELAISGNKLQDEGVELLCVGLRDPQCKMETLRLNHCRLSKTSCEMMASVLQGTSSHLRELDMSDNDLKDDGMNLLCVGLRDPQCKLETLRSVMRHIRKAQ, from the exons ATGACCGCAACTCAGAGGGAAGTGCTGAGGAACACTCTTGACAACCTCACGGGGACCGAATTTAAGAGGTTTAAGCACGACCTTCAGGACCAGGGCCAAATTGCATCGGGAAAGCTGGAGAAGGCCGACACAGATGACACTGTGGACTGGATGGTGCAGGTGTACAGCACGGGAGCTGGGGACGTAATGTTGACCATCTTGAAGAAGATGAACCACAACCAGTTGGCCAAGGACTTGGAGAGACATCTGGaagaat tgGGAGGCCAGCAGTGTTCCCCAGATCTGGCCGGAGTGGGTGGAGGGGTCAAGGTGAACGCCACTGCTCACTCTGGAGGGATGGTAAATGCCCCAGCCGTGACTGGCTGCACCATCAGAGGCCCTGTCACCTTCAACTTTGGACGAAGCCCCATGCCACAGCAAGAAGAGG TGGGAGGGGAACAGTGTTTCCCATGTCTGGTCAGAAAGGATGGTGGGGTGAAAGCAGACATCACTGCTCACTCTGGAGGGATGGTGGACGCCCCAGCCTTGAGCAGAGGATCACTCATGCCACAACAAGGAGAGG ATGGCAATGCAGCAGAGGAGGTTAAAAAGAGGAAAGCATCACTAAAACTGAAGCTTCAGAAACACCTGAAAAAAAGGTTTTCTGTTGTACATCAAGAGTCTGGAGATTACAAAGTACAAGATATCTACACTGAGCTTCACATTGTAGAGGGCAGCACAGGTGGGGTCAGCAATGAACATGAAGTGTCGACAATTGACATGAGACAGATTGGGACTCGACCAAGCTCTGATGATAAGCAAGTCAAATTGGCAAACATGTTCACAGACTCTGCCACAAATGTTTTGACTTTGGGAATTGCTGGCGTGGGGAAAACTATTGCAGTGCAGAAGTTTGTCATGGACTGGGTTGAGGAAAAAGCAAATCAAGATatagactttgtttttgttcttccaTTTCGGGAGTTAAACTTGAGGAAAGGTGAACACTACAACTTTCTTGATCTTCTACATTTGTTCTACCCTTATCGGAAAGATTTGGAAAACATCCCTGACTTGAGTGAATGCAAAATTCTTTTTGTCCTTGACGGTTTGGATGAAAGTAGACTTCAGCTGGACTTTGGCAAATGGATTTGTGAGCTTGAAGCAGAGTCAACAGTAGACCTACTCATAACAAGTCTCATTAAAGGTACGCTAGTGCCCTCTGCACTCCTCTGGGTTACAACCAGACCAGCTGCAGCCAGTCAGATCCCAGAAGACTGCTTCAACTTGGTGACAGAGGTTCGAGGATTCAATGACCTTCAGAAGGATGAGTTCTTTCAGAACAACATAGAGAATCCAGAGAAGGCTAAGAGACTCATTGACCATATCAACAAGAATAGAAGCCTCCACATCATGTGTCACATACCAGTATTCTGCCGTATTCTAGCCAATGTGGTGGAAAAAATACTGGAATGTCAGAGCAAAAAAGAATCAGCCAAAACTTTGACAGAATTGTACACATTGTATAGTGTCTCTCAGATAAAAAGAATGGATGACAAATACTCAGAGGACAAGAAGATGAGTGCAGAGGAAAAAGGACAGTTCCTTGTTAAACTTGGGAAATTGGCATTCAAACATCTGGACAAAGGCACCCTGATCTTCTATGAAAAGGACCTGGCAGAGTGTCACATTGATGTAAATTGGGGAGCACTGCAGGCTGGAGTTTGTACACAGATCTTCAACATGGCAAGTGGTTCAACTGGAGAGAACgtgttcagctttgtgcatCTCAGTGTACAGGAATTCTTGGCAGCACTTTTTGTTCTTCATAAAGGTGTTCATTGGGCAAATCCCTTCCTCAAGACATGGAAAGAGAAGATCAGCTggtggttcacacacacaaggtttgaCCTTTACAGATTTGCTCTGGAAAAGGCCCTGCAGAGCCAGAACGGACATTTGGATCTTTTTGTCCGTTTCCTCCTCGGCCTGGCTCCAATGTTGGAGCCAGAAATGCGGTCCCCCCTGGATGTGGTGCTTCCACAGTTAGCTATCAGAGAAGTGAGCATCAAGAAAACAGTTCAATACATCAAAAAGAAGATCAGGAAAGATATCTCACCAGAACGGATCATCAACCTCTTCCACTGTTTGAATGAGTTAGGGGACAACTCTCTGGTTGAGGAGATCAACAG GTACATAAACTCAGCAGATGAGAAGAAGAACCTGACTCCAGCCCAGTGTTCAGCTTTGGCTTATCTGCTGCTTATGTCAGCTAAAGACTTGGATGAGTTTGATCTGAAAAAATACCTGAAATCAGAGGAAGGGCTCCGCAGACTGCTTCCTGTAGTGAAAGTCTCTAGGAGAGTTTG GCTAAATCAGTGTCACCTCTCCAAAGCAAGCTGTGAAATGATGGCATCAGTGCTGCAAGGGACACCTTCCCATCTGAGAGAACTGGACATGGGTGGGAATTACCTGCAGGATGAAGGAATGGAGCTACTGTGTGTGGGACTAAGAGATCCACAATGCAAGATGGAGACACTGAG GCTAAATCGGTGTGACCTCTCCAAAGCAAGTTGTGAAATGATGGCATCATTGCTGCAAGGGACACCTTCCCATCTGAGAGAACTGGACATGAGTAACAATTACCTTCAGGATGAAGGAATGGAGCTGCTCTGTGTGGGACTAAGAGATCCACAATGCAAGATGGAGACACTGAG GCTAAATCGGTGTGACCTCTCAGAAGCAAGCTGTGAAATGATTGCATCTACACTACTAGGGACACCTTCCTATCTGAGAGAACTGGCAATCAGTGGAAATAAACTGCAGGATGAAGGAGTGGAGCTGCTCTGTGTGGGACTAAGAGATCCACAATGCAAGATGGAGACACTGAG GCTTAATCACTGTCGACTCTCTAAAACAAGCTGTGAAATGATGGCATCAGTGCTGCAAGGGACATCTTCACATCTCAGGGAACTTGACATGAGTGACAATGACCTGAAGGATGATGGAATGAATCTGCTCTGTGTGGGACTAAGAGATCCACAATGCAAGCTGGAGACACTGAGGTCAGTTATGAGGCATATAAGAAAGGCTCAATAG
- the LOC105892213 gene encoding NACHT, LRR and PYD domains-containing protein 12-like isoform X1 — protein MTATQREVLRNTLDNLTGTEFKRFKHDLQDQGQIASGKLEKADTDDTVDWMVQVYSTGAGDVMLTILKKMNHNQLAKDLERHLEELGGQQCSPDLAGVGGGVKVNATAHSGGMVNAPAVTGCTIRGPVTFNFGRSPMPQQEEVGGEQCFPCLVRKDGGVKADITAHSGGMVDAPALSRGSLMPQQGEDGNAAEEVKKRKASLKLKLQKHLKKRFSVVHQESGDYKVQDIYTELHIVEGSTGGVSNEHEVSTIDMRQIGTRPSSDDKQVKLANMFTDSATNVLTLGIAGVGKTIAVQKFVMDWVEEKANQDIDFVFVLPFRELNLRKGEHYNFLDLLHLFYPYRKDLENIPDLSECKILFVLDGLDESRLQLDFGKWICELEAESTVDLLITSLIKGTLVPSALLWVTTRPAAASQIPEDCFNLVTEVRGFNDLQKDEFFQNNIENPEKAKRLIDHINKNRSLHIMCHIPVFCRILANVVEKILECQSKKESAKTLTELYTLYSVSQIKRMDDKYSEDKKMSAEEKGQFLVKLGKLAFKHLDKGTLIFYEKDLAECHIDVNWGALQAGVCTQIFNMASGSTGENVFSFVHLSVQEFLAALFVLHKGVHWANPFLKTWKEKISWWFTHTRFDLYRFALEKALQSQNGHLDLFVRFLLGLAPMLEPEMRSPLDVVLPQLAIREVSIKKTVQYIKKKIRKDISPERIINLFHCLNELGDNSLVEEINRYINSADEKKNLTPAQCSALAYLLLMSAKDLDEFDLKKYLKSEEGLRRLLPVVKVSRRVWLNQCHLSKASCEMMASVLQGTPSHLRELDMGGNYLQDEGMELLCVGLRDPQCKMETLRLNRCDFSKASCEMIASTLQGTPSHLRKLDMSENELQDEGMKLLCVGLRDSQCKLETLRLNRCDLSKASCEMMASLLQGTPSHLRELDMSNNYLQDEGMELLCVGLRDPQCKMETLRLNRCDLSEASCEMIASTLLGTPSYLRELAISGNKLQDEGVELLCVGLRDPQCKMETLRLNHCRLSKTSCEMMASVLQGTSSHLRELDMSDNDLKDDGMNLLCVGLRDPQCKLETLRSVMRHIRKAQ, from the exons ATGACCGCAACTCAGAGGGAAGTGCTGAGGAACACTCTTGACAACCTCACGGGGACCGAATTTAAGAGGTTTAAGCACGACCTTCAGGACCAGGGCCAAATTGCATCGGGAAAGCTGGAGAAGGCCGACACAGATGACACTGTGGACTGGATGGTGCAGGTGTACAGCACGGGAGCTGGGGACGTAATGTTGACCATCTTGAAGAAGATGAACCACAACCAGTTGGCCAAGGACTTGGAGAGACATCTGGaagaat tgGGAGGCCAGCAGTGTTCCCCAGATCTGGCCGGAGTGGGTGGAGGGGTCAAGGTGAACGCCACTGCTCACTCTGGAGGGATGGTAAATGCCCCAGCCGTGACTGGCTGCACCATCAGAGGCCCTGTCACCTTCAACTTTGGACGAAGCCCCATGCCACAGCAAGAAGAGG TGGGAGGGGAACAGTGTTTCCCATGTCTGGTCAGAAAGGATGGTGGGGTGAAAGCAGACATCACTGCTCACTCTGGAGGGATGGTGGACGCCCCAGCCTTGAGCAGAGGATCACTCATGCCACAACAAGGAGAGG ATGGCAATGCAGCAGAGGAGGTTAAAAAGAGGAAAGCATCACTAAAACTGAAGCTTCAGAAACACCTGAAAAAAAGGTTTTCTGTTGTACATCAAGAGTCTGGAGATTACAAAGTACAAGATATCTACACTGAGCTTCACATTGTAGAGGGCAGCACAGGTGGGGTCAGCAATGAACATGAAGTGTCGACAATTGACATGAGACAGATTGGGACTCGACCAAGCTCTGATGATAAGCAAGTCAAATTGGCAAACATGTTCACAGACTCTGCCACAAATGTTTTGACTTTGGGAATTGCTGGCGTGGGGAAAACTATTGCAGTGCAGAAGTTTGTCATGGACTGGGTTGAGGAAAAAGCAAATCAAGATatagactttgtttttgttcttccaTTTCGGGAGTTAAACTTGAGGAAAGGTGAACACTACAACTTTCTTGATCTTCTACATTTGTTCTACCCTTATCGGAAAGATTTGGAAAACATCCCTGACTTGAGTGAATGCAAAATTCTTTTTGTCCTTGACGGTTTGGATGAAAGTAGACTTCAGCTGGACTTTGGCAAATGGATTTGTGAGCTTGAAGCAGAGTCAACAGTAGACCTACTCATAACAAGTCTCATTAAAGGTACGCTAGTGCCCTCTGCACTCCTCTGGGTTACAACCAGACCAGCTGCAGCCAGTCAGATCCCAGAAGACTGCTTCAACTTGGTGACAGAGGTTCGAGGATTCAATGACCTTCAGAAGGATGAGTTCTTTCAGAACAACATAGAGAATCCAGAGAAGGCTAAGAGACTCATTGACCATATCAACAAGAATAGAAGCCTCCACATCATGTGTCACATACCAGTATTCTGCCGTATTCTAGCCAATGTGGTGGAAAAAATACTGGAATGTCAGAGCAAAAAAGAATCAGCCAAAACTTTGACAGAATTGTACACATTGTATAGTGTCTCTCAGATAAAAAGAATGGATGACAAATACTCAGAGGACAAGAAGATGAGTGCAGAGGAAAAAGGACAGTTCCTTGTTAAACTTGGGAAATTGGCATTCAAACATCTGGACAAAGGCACCCTGATCTTCTATGAAAAGGACCTGGCAGAGTGTCACATTGATGTAAATTGGGGAGCACTGCAGGCTGGAGTTTGTACACAGATCTTCAACATGGCAAGTGGTTCAACTGGAGAGAACgtgttcagctttgtgcatCTCAGTGTACAGGAATTCTTGGCAGCACTTTTTGTTCTTCATAAAGGTGTTCATTGGGCAAATCCCTTCCTCAAGACATGGAAAGAGAAGATCAGCTggtggttcacacacacaaggtttgaCCTTTACAGATTTGCTCTGGAAAAGGCCCTGCAGAGCCAGAACGGACATTTGGATCTTTTTGTCCGTTTCCTCCTCGGCCTGGCTCCAATGTTGGAGCCAGAAATGCGGTCCCCCCTGGATGTGGTGCTTCCACAGTTAGCTATCAGAGAAGTGAGCATCAAGAAAACAGTTCAATACATCAAAAAGAAGATCAGGAAAGATATCTCACCAGAACGGATCATCAACCTCTTCCACTGTTTGAATGAGTTAGGGGACAACTCTCTGGTTGAGGAGATCAACAG GTACATAAACTCAGCAGATGAGAAGAAGAACCTGACTCCAGCCCAGTGTTCAGCTTTGGCTTATCTGCTGCTTATGTCAGCTAAAGACTTGGATGAGTTTGATCTGAAAAAATACCTGAAATCAGAGGAAGGGCTCCGCAGACTGCTTCCTGTAGTGAAAGTCTCTAGGAGAGTTTG GCTAAATCAGTGTCACCTCTCCAAAGCAAGCTGTGAAATGATGGCATCAGTGCTGCAAGGGACACCTTCCCATCTGAGAGAACTGGACATGGGTGGGAATTACCTGCAGGATGAAGGAATGGAGCTACTGTGTGTGGGACTAAGAGATCCACAATGCAAGATGGAGACACTGAG GCTAAATCGGTGTGACTTTTCAAAAGCAAGCTGTGAAATGATTGCATCTACACTACAAGGGACACCTTCCCATCTTAGAAAACTGGACATGAGTGAGAATGAATTGCAGGATGAAGGAATGAAGCTGCTCTGTGTGGGACTAAGAGACTCACAatgcaaactggagacactgag GCTAAATCGGTGTGACCTCTCCAAAGCAAGTTGTGAAATGATGGCATCATTGCTGCAAGGGACACCTTCCCATCTGAGAGAACTGGACATGAGTAACAATTACCTTCAGGATGAAGGAATGGAGCTGCTCTGTGTGGGACTAAGAGATCCACAATGCAAGATGGAGACACTGAG GCTAAATCGGTGTGACCTCTCAGAAGCAAGCTGTGAAATGATTGCATCTACACTACTAGGGACACCTTCCTATCTGAGAGAACTGGCAATCAGTGGAAATAAACTGCAGGATGAAGGAGTGGAGCTGCTCTGTGTGGGACTAAGAGATCCACAATGCAAGATGGAGACACTGAG GCTTAATCACTGTCGACTCTCTAAAACAAGCTGTGAAATGATGGCATCAGTGCTGCAAGGGACATCTTCACATCTCAGGGAACTTGACATGAGTGACAATGACCTGAAGGATGATGGAATGAATCTGCTCTGTGTGGGACTAAGAGATCCACAATGCAAGCTGGAGACACTGAGGTCAGTTATGAGGCATATAAGAAAGGCTCAATAG